One Dokdonia sp. Dokd-P16 genomic window carries:
- a CDS encoding STAS/SEC14 domain-containing protein, producing MKNIKEFEFGKIQIEDNFVIGIMKEGSHVDRESNQLLLSFCNDYFNDKPFGYISYRLNSYSVDPTVYMDAGNHRGLKAIAVVFDNPLIKSNVLLEKQFFNQPFESFNTVNDAKTWLSQLLVR from the coding sequence TTGAAAAATATTAAAGAATTTGAATTTGGAAAAATCCAAATCGAAGACAATTTTGTTATTGGTATTATGAAAGAAGGCTCTCATGTAGATCGAGAGTCTAACCAATTACTACTATCATTTTGCAACGACTATTTTAATGATAAGCCCTTTGGTTACATTTCATATAGACTCAATTCATATTCAGTAGACCCTACGGTATATATGGATGCAGGAAATCATCGTGGTCTTAAAGCCATTGCTGTTGTTTTTGATAATCCGCTTATTAAATCCAATGTATTATTAGAAAAGCAATTTTTTAACCAACCCTTTGAGTCTTTCAATACTGTAAATGACGCAAAGACTTGGTTGTCTCAGCTGCTAGTTAGATAA
- the hutH gene encoding histidine ammonia-lyase: MSTIHYISNDILDLQTISEIISEHKMLELSEESIHNISASRSYLDKKIAESKVPVYGVNTGFGSLCNVAISDENLTHLQENLVRSHACGTGGYVPKDIVKLMILLKIQSLSYGHSGVHINTVLRLLDFYNNDILPVIYEQGSLGASGDLAPLAHLALPLIGEGHVWNGEHIESSSIVMSKYGFEPIKLHSKEGLALLNGTQFMSAYGVYALLKCHKLSYMADLIGAISIDAFNCNLSPFDPLVHFVRPHRGQIKTAERILELLDGSDIAETEKNNVQDPYSFRCIPQVHGASKDAIHFATKTFKTEINSVTDNPNIFPEDDKIISGGNFHGQPLALALDFLCIAMAELGSISERRVFQLIGGLRGLPPFLVDSPGLNSGMMITQYSAASIVSQNKQLCTPASVDSIVSSNGQEDHVSMGANAATKLLRVVDNIETLLSIELLNAVQALHYRAPLKTSNFLEAFVKSYREVVPFAEKDRIFSEDIFKGKEFLNSLNIDPNDLY; this comes from the coding sequence CGATTTACAGACTATTTCAGAAATAATATCTGAGCACAAAATGCTTGAGCTTAGTGAAGAAAGTATTCATAATATTAGTGCTTCTAGAAGTTATCTTGATAAAAAGATAGCGGAAAGTAAAGTGCCTGTATATGGTGTTAATACAGGTTTTGGGAGTCTTTGTAATGTCGCAATAAGCGATGAAAATTTAACCCATCTTCAAGAAAATCTTGTACGATCTCATGCTTGCGGTACTGGAGGTTATGTGCCTAAGGATATCGTAAAATTAATGATCTTGCTTAAGATTCAATCTTTAAGCTATGGTCATAGTGGTGTACATATCAATACAGTATTACGATTATTAGATTTCTATAATAATGATATACTACCAGTAATATATGAGCAAGGTTCGCTAGGTGCTAGTGGTGATCTAGCGCCACTTGCGCATCTTGCCTTACCATTAATAGGCGAGGGGCATGTTTGGAACGGCGAGCATATAGAATCGTCTAGTATAGTAATGTCTAAATATGGTTTTGAACCTATAAAGCTTCACTCTAAAGAAGGACTTGCTCTATTGAACGGGACACAGTTTATGAGTGCATATGGAGTATACGCTCTTTTAAAATGCCATAAGCTTTCTTACATGGCAGATCTTATAGGAGCAATATCTATTGATGCATTTAATTGTAATCTGTCACCCTTTGATCCATTAGTACATTTTGTAAGACCACATAGAGGACAGATTAAAACAGCAGAACGCATCTTAGAATTACTAGATGGGAGCGACATTGCTGAGACGGAAAAGAATAACGTACAAGATCCGTATTCTTTTAGATGTATTCCGCAAGTGCACGGTGCATCTAAGGATGCTATTCATTTTGCAACTAAAACGTTTAAAACTGAAATCAATAGCGTTACTGATAACCCAAATATCTTTCCTGAAGATGATAAAATTATAAGTGGAGGAAACTTTCATGGTCAACCACTAGCGCTAGCCTTAGACTTTTTATGTATTGCAATGGCAGAGTTAGGGAGTATTAGTGAACGCCGCGTATTTCAACTCATAGGCGGCCTCAGAGGATTACCTCCATTTCTCGTAGACAGTCCAGGACTTAATAGTGGTATGATGATTACCCAATATTCTGCGGCGAGTATCGTGAGCCAGAATAAGCAATTATGTACGCCTGCAAGCGTAGATTCCATTGTTTCTTCAAATGGTCAAGAAGATCATGTAAGCATGGGGGCAAACGCTGCGACAAAACTATTACGTGTTGTTGATAACATAGAAACCTTATTATCTATCGAGCTCCTTAATGCTGTACAAGCATTACACTATAGAGCACCCTTAAAAACCTCTAATTTTCTAGAGGCTTTTGTAAAGAGTTATCGAGAAGTTGTTCCTTTTGCTGAAAAAGATCGCATCTTCTCTGAAGATATTTTTAAAGGGAAGGAGTTTTTAAACAGTCTTAATATTGATCCTAACGATCTTTACTAA
- a CDS encoding ATP-dependent Clp protease ATP-binding subunit, translating to MDDNFSPRVKDVIAYSKEEALRLGHDFIGTEHLLLGLLRDGSGKAIDILGALNIDLEHLRRKVEILSPANPNLNLQSNDKKNLHLTRQAERALKTTFLEAKLFQSSSINTAHLLLCVLRNENDPTTKLLNRLKVDYDSVKDQFKLMMANESDEYIEPIKSESFSDDADNSDEGSKENPFNSPTTPKGGKKSKTPVLDNFGRDLTAMADEGKLDPVVGREKEIERVSQILSRRKKNNPLLIGEPGVGKSAIAEGLALRIVQRKVSRILFDKRVVTLDLASLVAGTKYRGQFEERMKAVMNELEKNDDIILFIDEIHTIVGAGGATGSLDASNMFKPALARGEIQCVGATTLDEFRQHIEKDGALERRFQKVIVEPTTVEETIEILQNIKGKYEEHHNVTYTDEAIEACVKLTNRYMTDRFLPDKAIDALDEAGSRVHITNIDVPKKILELEKKLEEVRELKTSVVKKQKYEEAAKLRDDEKTLEKELAIAQERWEEDAKLHKEEVSEDNVADVVSMMTGIPVNRIAQTESNKLAELPAIIKKNVIGQDEAVAKVAKAIQRNRAGLKDPNKPIGSFIFLGQTGVGKTQLAKVLAKELFDNQDALIRIDMSEYMEKFSISRLVGAPPGYVGYEEGGQLTEKVRRKPYAVVLLDEIEKAHPDVFNMLLQVLDDGFLTDSLGRKIDFRNTIIIMTSNIGARKLKDFGQGVGFGTASRKTQVDDNARSIIQNALKKAFAPEFLNRVDDVVVFNALEREDIHKIIDIELAKLFTRIKDLGYDLSLSEKAKDYISDKGFDKEYGARPLKRAIQKYIEDALAEEIINSQLKEGDSIFMDFDEKKEELVIDIKKTEATES from the coding sequence ATGGACGATAATTTTTCACCAAGAGTAAAAGATGTGATTGCTTATAGTAAGGAAGAGGCCTTGAGATTAGGTCATGACTTTATAGGTACGGAACACTTACTACTTGGCTTATTAAGAGACGGAAGCGGTAAAGCAATCGATATTTTAGGAGCTTTAAACATAGACTTAGAGCACTTAAGACGTAAAGTTGAAATACTAAGCCCGGCAAACCCCAACTTGAACTTACAGAGTAACGATAAGAAAAACTTACACCTTACTCGCCAGGCAGAGCGTGCACTTAAGACCACATTCTTAGAAGCAAAGCTTTTTCAAAGTTCATCAATAAATACGGCTCATTTATTATTATGTGTACTACGTAATGAAAATGATCCTACCACAAAACTGCTCAATCGACTCAAAGTAGATTACGACAGTGTAAAAGACCAATTTAAATTAATGATGGCAAACGAAAGCGATGAATATATAGAGCCTATTAAGTCAGAATCTTTTAGTGATGATGCCGATAATAGTGATGAAGGATCAAAAGAAAATCCTTTTAACAGCCCTACTACGCCTAAAGGAGGAAAGAAAAGTAAAACTCCTGTTCTAGATAATTTTGGTAGAGACCTTACTGCAATGGCAGACGAGGGTAAACTTGATCCAGTAGTAGGACGCGAGAAAGAAATAGAACGTGTCTCTCAGATTTTGAGCAGACGTAAAAAGAACAACCCTCTTTTAATAGGAGAGCCTGGAGTAGGTAAATCTGCCATTGCCGAAGGTCTTGCTCTACGCATTGTGCAGCGAAAAGTATCACGTATACTTTTTGACAAGCGTGTCGTTACTCTTGATCTTGCTAGCCTTGTAGCTGGAACAAAGTATAGAGGACAGTTTGAAGAGCGTATGAAGGCTGTGATGAATGAGCTTGAAAAGAATGATGATATTATTCTTTTTATTGATGAAATTCACACAATTGTAGGGGCAGGTGGAGCAACAGGATCTCTTGATGCTTCAAATATGTTTAAACCAGCACTAGCTCGAGGCGAAATACAATGTGTTGGAGCTACTACGCTAGATGAATTTCGCCAGCATATAGAAAAAGATGGTGCTTTAGAGCGTCGTTTCCAAAAAGTGATTGTCGAGCCTACAACGGTTGAAGAAACTATTGAAATCTTACAGAACATTAAAGGAAAGTACGAAGAACACCACAACGTAACATATACGGATGAGGCTATCGAAGCTTGTGTGAAGCTTACTAATAGATATATGACAGACAGATTTCTGCCAGACAAAGCTATTGACGCTCTTGATGAGGCTGGATCTCGTGTGCATATTACCAACATAGATGTCCCAAAGAAAATTCTAGAACTAGAAAAGAAGCTAGAAGAAGTAAGAGAACTTAAAACATCTGTTGTTAAAAAGCAGAAGTATGAAGAAGCAGCCAAGCTTAGAGATGATGAGAAAACTTTAGAAAAGGAACTTGCTATCGCTCAAGAGCGCTGGGAAGAAGATGCAAAGCTTCATAAAGAAGAAGTGTCTGAAGATAATGTTGCAGATGTAGTGAGTATGATGACAGGAATTCCTGTGAATCGTATTGCACAAACAGAAAGTAACAAACTTGCCGAACTACCTGCTATCATTAAGAAAAATGTAATAGGTCAGGACGAAGCAGTTGCTAAAGTAGCAAAGGCTATACAACGTAACAGAGCAGGACTAAAAGATCCTAATAAGCCGATAGGTTCATTTATTTTCTTAGGACAAACTGGTGTAGGTAAAACGCAACTAGCAAAAGTCCTTGCAAAGGAATTATTTGATAATCAAGATGCACTCATACGTATTGACATGAGTGAGTATATGGAGAAATTCTCCATATCTAGATTAGTGGGAGCTCCTCCAGGATACGTAGGTTATGAAGAAGGTGGACAACTTACAGAAAAAGTGCGTCGCAAGCCTTATGCTGTAGTACTTCTTGATGAAATAGAAAAAGCACATCCAGATGTATTTAACATGTTATTGCAAGTGCTAGACGATGGTTTCTTGACAGACTCTTTAGGTCGTAAAATTGATTTTAGAAATACAATCATCATTATGACATCTAATATAGGTGCAAGAAAACTCAAAGACTTTGGTCAGGGTGTTGGTTTTGGCACTGCTTCACGTAAAACGCAAGTAGATGATAATGCAAGAAGTATTATACAGAATGCACTTAAAAAAGCATTTGCTCCAGAGTTTTTAAATCGTGTAGATGATGTTGTGGTATTTAATGCACTAGAGCGTGAGGATATTCATAAAATCATTGATATCGAACTTGCAAAATTATTCACTAGAATTAAAGACTTAGGATATGACTTATCTCTTAGCGAAAAAGCTAAAGATTACATAAGTGATAAAGGATTTGATAAAGAGTATGGAGCAAGACCGCTTAAGAGAGCTATTCAAAAATACATTGAAGATGCACTAGCTGAGGAAATTATAAATTCTCAACTTAAAGAAGGTGACAGCATCTTTATGGATTTTGATGAGAAAAAAGAAGAATTAGTTATTGATATAAAAAAGACGGAAGCTACAGAATCGTAG